The DNA window acgtcaaagaggaaaagaaccatccggattgttctagggtgaaagtgtaaaaggcagcatgtgtgatggtatgggggtgtattagtggtcaagacatgggtaacttacacatctgtgaaggcaccattaatgctgaaaggtacatacagcttttggagcaacatatgttgttaccatggacgcccctgcttatttcagcgagacgatgccaagccacgtgttgcatcaacgtggcttcatagtaaaagagtgcgggtactagactggcctgcctgtagtccagaagttcccaaacctttactgagtgttgttaaaaggaaaggccatgtaacacagtggtgaacatgccctttcccaactactttggcacgtgttgctgccatcaaattctaacttaattattattagcaaaaaacaaataaagtttatgagtttgaacatgaaatatgttgtctttgtagcatattcaactgaatatggcttgaaaaggatttgcaaatcattgtattcactttatatttacatctaacaccatttcccaactcgtatggaaacggggtttgtatatagtcGCTGTAACAAGTTCTTCTATTTATATAGTCACTAACGAGCGGCTCTGAGGGAAGTTTGACAGCCTTATCTTACTTGTGTTGGAGCTGGAGAAGGTTCTGGATCAAGTTGAGCGGTAGAAGGTTGGTACTGACCTGAGCAGACTGGACCTTGGCCCTCCTGCACAGAGTGATGGAGAGAGTCCCAAGTCTCCTCCTGTCCGTCTCCACTTCCTCCACTGGCCAGTCAGCGTCTACAACACACCtggttagttagttagctagttagttagctagttagtctACTGACTTGTGTCCACCTACTGGTGTCTTCTGGAGGAGGCCATCTTCTGGTGCGCTCCACCAGAGCTTCAGAGTCCACGCTGACCAGGGACCGGGGGTCCGCCGGCTGCAACATGGCCGGGGACTGGGGGTCCGCCTGCTGCAACATGGCCATGACGCGCTGCACGGTTCCCATGGCAACGCTGCTCACGGCACCCTGGACCTCCAGCACCTTACTTCTCACGCCCGCCAGGATCTGAGACAACCACAACAGTTCTTGTCCTCGGTCTTTGGAAAAGGGACAAACAAATACTGGTCACCTGGTCGGTGGGTGCGTGCAACACGGGGAAGGTGACCTCCAACCAGTCCAGACTTTTGCACGCCACGTCGTTGGCGAAGGAAACTTTGGAGAGACGAAGCACGGCGAGTGTTAGTAcggggaacctccatttacaaacttaattggttcttgattaTTAATTAATACGTTCATAAAGTGGCGCACATTTCTCCATAAACAACGTATACattaataattggttccagccatGTTTTAGTGAACACTAGTAGGTGTTAAACACACTTGATGGATCAACTCTTTATTAAcaaagcaaaacaacaacaacaagctaaaCTGTCCTCTGTATGCACTGCtctcccaacacacacacacagaagtccctttggtgccctcacaaactatcagaaaacactttaacaaccatattgctacaataataaacatttcaaaaagtaaaatccacttagtAGAAGAGCAAGCAAGGAGCAGAGACCGAGGGAGGGATTCTTAGTACGATTAAATCTGCCTGTGGTACAAAGCTACGCTTCGTCAAATCTTCTATAGCGTATTTCTCGGACTAtacggcgcacttaaaatcctttcattttccccaaaaatgtacccggtgcgcctgatgtacgtgttcagtctggttgtgcttaccggcctcacggcaatttcatttggtacaaGGTGGGATGCTAAGTGtgcccagtagatggcagtcatacacgaGAGATCCGCGTGGACAGCAAGTTGACGCCTGTGAAATAAATGACGCTGGCAAGGAACACCAAAAGTAATTATAATTACACAaagatctgtcaaaatgttttagtacgacttcggtaagctacaaagccataccgcttgatggattgtcggagcattacggctaccagtcagacgtaccgtgcttcaacatacaggtattactatggtgtgtataaggaccctaaaatggcacctattaggagacattatctgctgttttgtttcgcactattgtgcaaaaccaaaaactcttacctattggtacctgctgatgtgtatttaggatctgcatggGTCCCAAAAATGTACGcgtgtctgccattgtagtcattTAGCTCCTTTTTCTCTACCCTCTTGTTGTAGAACATTCAccctcctctgttgccatttctaaaacaaagtagttccaacttatatctgtcagtagactcgctacggAAGCTCTAAAAACTTCAATGTGACAGGAAGAGCactctgtcgaagtggaggcacgtaaataaaacgccgcatcctgaagagacgctcagaaagcggtttgaagatggtgtgcaaaacatcatctatgcaacgttGTGTGCAAGGAAGCACCATGACATGTTGTGGAGACCAGTGTTGTtcaaccagtaggtggcagcaggtacttcattgctttgtaaaagtcggaatgtgtcgggtgagacgaggatggtttgttgtgatcccaatatgcagagcacagcgggaggcagggtgcaggtaaaaaaaaggtatgtaatgcttaaaccaaaaattagcaAAAGGGAAAGGTAAAGAcaaaggctatgcaaaaccaaagtaaaactgaactggctacaaagtaaatagaaacaaaatgctggacgacagcaaaaacttacgatatccacaaagtacatttgtacatgacaatcaacaatgtccacatgaagaatgatgataataataataataataataatcaaagaccgggctttctgctccgccactcccagtctgtggaacgctctccttgaccacctgaaggcaccacagactgtggatgctttaaaaaaaaaaggcttaaaaacccttctttttgaaaaagccttttttttttttagatatatgcatactagttttagctatttgactgttctagtttttatttttatttattttttaatacactgtagcactttgaggttgtttactcaatgtaaagtgcttttttttctctttttttttacaaataaaatctattatagaatgatagcaacaacttaaatagtcttgcttgctaaaacaaagcaggtgcggggaatagcgctcaaaaggaagacatgaagctgctacaggaaaacagcaacaaaacaggaagggccaccaaaataagagcgcaagacaagaactaaagcactacacacaggaaaacaaacaaactcaaaataaagcacgacgacctggtggagtttcatttttttaaccttttctgctggtggtgtgactctggattttttttatgaaacaaatgtgccttgcctcaaaaaaggttgaaaaacactgaagtagaccacaaggaggtCTTTAAATGTACAACTAAATCCCGCCTTAGCATTTGTAAATCACGCTTCCACTCTCCTTTTGCAATTGAACTATTTTCCTCCTGAACCACTGCACATCAACTGGTGAGGATGTGTCGAAACATGCACCCTCACATTAGTCagcttgacttgaaatttctcactcaGCTCACTGTGCCCACTGCAACTTTATTAGGGTGGTCGCTAAATGTGGTGCACACCTTTGTGTGACTGACAAGCATGTGTGGGCAAGCCTGCACACaatttgcttttattctgaatccagtgaaacagattggtgcttttagctgatataaagactttcaggtgtttatgttgaagtatttgtatttgatccaaagcgacatacatcaaaaatacatacaaaacaatgactgtaaacatgatcatttaagggaagaatgtaatagaaaatatcaatacaaagtgtcaagatatatagatatctaatgtatttatacattgtttatgtagcatgtatacacAACctaatcgattgattgattgacactttaattaatagattgcacagtacagtacatattccgtacaattgaccactaaatggtaaaaccccaataagtttttcaacttgtttaagtcggggtccacttaaattgattcatgatacagatatatactatcatcataatacagtcgtcACATAAGGTAATCATcacagtatatacattgaattatttacattatttacaataatcatattgtttcttcaatttaaaaatagctgacccttccctgggattatattcccagttttgatctgggacgtctgctcacttatagcatataagaatattttagagatgtccgataatatcggcctgccgataaatgctttaaaatgtaatatcggaaatgatcggtatcgttttttttattatcgggtttattttttattaaatcaacataaaaaacacaagatacacttacaattagtgcaccaagccaaaaaacctccctccctcattcacacaaaagggttgtttctttctgttattaatattctgcttcctacattatatatcaatatatatcaatacagtctgcaagggatacagtccataagcacacatgattgtgcgtgctgctgctccactaatggtactaactagggatgtccgataatggctttttgccgatatccgatattccgatattgtccaactctttaattaccgataccgatatcaaccgatatatgcagtcgtggaattaacacattattatgcctaatttggacaaccatgtatggtgaagataaggtactttttaaaaaaataaaaaaaattaattaaaaacattttcttgagtaaaaaagaaagtaaaacaatataaaaacagttacatagaaactagtaatgaatgaaaatgagtaaaattaactgttaaaggttagtactattagtggagcagcagcacgcacaatcatgtgtgcttacggactgtatcccttgcagactgtattgatatatagtgatatataatgtaggaaccagaatattgataacagaaagaaatggggggagggaggttttttgggttggtgcactaattgtaagtgtatcttgtgttttttatgttgatttaattaaaaaaaaaaaaaaaaaaaaaaaaataccgctaatttccgatattacattttaacgcatttatcggccaacagttcattttactcattttcattaattattagtttctatgtagctgtttttatattgttttactttattttttattcaagaaaatgtttaatttatttatcttatcttattttattttttattttttttaaaaaagaccttatcttcaccatacctagttgtccaaattaggcataataatgtgttaattccacgactgtatatatcggtatcggttgatatcggtatcggtaattaaagagttggacaatatcggcaaaaagccattatcgaacatccctagAGTATTCTatgactgttaagcaaactatgaataacaaAACATGTCCTTTATCATAGATACACGTATgagaaaaaagcgtgtgaaaatcagtgaggTAAgttgaattaaatgcgctgacagttcattgctcctgccaaatgaattgcactgagtggagcggatcaccactcctgGGTAAAGTGTGGCAAGAATATTGGGACATCCAAGACACGGGAAGACACCTTTACAACATACAGAAACACGTTGGGTTGGGAAGGAGGAGGGGCAGGAGCCGGAGGGAAGAAGCAGTGATCACACGACTTAGGATAGGGCACACAGGACTGAATAGTTCACTACACAGGATAGGAAAACACCCTGATGGCAGATGTGACCAATGTGGGCAGGATGAAAGTGTCCAGCATGTGTTGTTAGAATGTAGAGGGTATGAGGAGGAAAGGAGGACGCTAACAGCAGCGGCAGAGGAATCCAGGATGATATTAAGTGTTGGGAACCTGCTAGGAGCAGAGGCAGAAGCTATGCTCAAGCATCTTATGGCATATCTGATAGACACAGGCCTAATGGAGAGGATTTAAGTTCCCTATttagttgttttgtttctttattttatttttcttattatttattttgttaattattatttgtatttattttgaatcccAATTTACAGTCCCACACTCCagtccagtaggtggcggtaatgcacctttGTTGGTTTGCCAACCGCCAATAAActccatagaagaagaagaaggatcaccactccaagatggcggccccgcgtctcgtcaacgccagtagcgctccatgctgcgtacccttagcaCATGTCTATGGAAGGTGACTACAGGGTGTTATTTCGTCTCTAGAGGGTTCTCAAACATATTCAGAAGGTCGCCAACCGTTTTTCTTATGCTCTAGTtattaaaatatttgatttatgatGAATAATTGCTACTTTTTCCATGGCTGGTACAAGAGGAGAGACGCAGGTGGCTTCTTTTAATGCGTTTTTTTGGTCCCACAAGCACATGATGCTTGTACACTCACTTTGTGGCTGCAGTTGAGTGATGACAGGGGCCACTTGGCGACAAGCCAGCAGGCCCAGCAGCGTCACTCTGCTCTCCaggtcctcacacacacacttcaggcCGGGGTTGCGGCTTTTGGTGCCCCCGTACAAGTCTGAGAGCCTGGACCAAGCCGAGTGGACCATGGGGATCTGGGCCAGTCTGGCAGCAGCATTCTGTAGTTGAAGCAGCACAAAGTACATATATTAAAACACTCTGCAGCACAAAGCACACATATAAAACACTCTTTCATTACATCCATTTTACACTTTgacgtcttcttcccctgtagtGTGCATCAATGTTTGGCAAAGGAGCCCCAAAATGGAGTCGTCCTGTATTAGACGCAGCATGTGAAGGGTTCATCTATACTCGCACTTACCTGGGTCTGTGGGGACATGTTCCAGCTGTAAAACACAAGAGAaggacaataaaacaaaaaacggCGCTTTAAAGTAAAAGACAAGAGAACTAGGCGACCAACTCGCTGGAGCCTAAGCAGACTTGTTGGGGAAACTGGCCGACATGTTGGCTCAAGCAGCTAATTAACGTCAACCTGTTACTCGCGCAGAACGAGAACTGCTAATCTCGCGATATACGCTCTGTGGCTCGGAAATTACCAACTTTTTCAATCTTCTTTTTTTCCTGGACTTCTTAACCTATTTTGAAAAATAGTTGGAATTTGTATTTCTTATATGTTGGAAGTGATCCATTTGTACAAAagcagaaatttaaaaaataaatcaattaaatcaTATTGAAGTCACTTTCAGCAAGTGAATGTCAACATTTCCACACAAACCTGAACGCAACAACAGTCAAAGCGCTTCAAAGACTTGCCATGTActgtacttttatatatatatatatatatatatatatatatatatatatatatatatatatatatatatatatatatatatatatatatatatatatatatatgtatatatatatatatacatatatatatatatttttttttaatcacatataAACTCTTATTTTGtgtaaaaacacattaaaaagtgtgtgtgtatatatgtatgtatgaatatatatatatatatatatatatatatatatatatatatatatatatatatacatatattcatatatatatatatatatatatatatatatatatacactttttattacatataaaatcatattttgtgtaaaaacacattaaaaagtgtatatatatatatatatatatatatatatatatatatatatatatatatatatatatatatatatatacacattaaaaagtgtatatatatatatatatatgtatgcactttttaatgtgtttttacacaaaatatgattttatatatatttgttccTCAGGAAAATGCACGATCACATTAAACTGCTACTTTACCAATATTGTCTATCGCTCtgttcagaatcagaattagaatcagaaatactgtaataatccccgagggaaaattaagattttcagcacaatcccattcaagatccgacaaacattacagggagacagaacaggatcgcttgaCGGCTCTGCCAACTTTTGGCGCCCCttgcaaaaaaggtgagaaagaggtcaacgctggggaggtAGGGGGGGTGaggaaaaaaatatcagtctaagcctgggcccctggagagggggtccagactgaggccaaggggaaaaaaataaaataaaatacacaacttcatagccatagcacacattagcatgtgggaaacatcaaacatcaaagaatacaaaggacattaaagacattaaaagagcagagctgatgcaaccacccctttctacatacagctatagtaaaaaaacaaacaaaaaaatgtttacactgtggtggtctctgcggtgttccacgccatcttcTGCTGCGGTGGggtgagcatggccagagacaggagcagacccaacaaagcaaccaagagagcccatTTCACCcccggccgcccaccaactcttggccggtgtccagtccgcatggatgagcgaggatacgtccaaggagaccgatacctgctcattcagccaaaaaCTGCTACGCCTGGTAGCATAAGGCCTGTACAGAGATTGTCAAAGGAATCAAAGCTGCAGTTACAGGCCTGTTTTGATTGGAGTCTTTGAAATTGCGTCCAAAAAATCTTAGCTTCATGTTCTACACC is part of the Entelurus aequoreus isolate RoL-2023_Sb linkage group LG22, RoL_Eaeq_v1.1, whole genome shotgun sequence genome and encodes:
- the LOC133639690 gene encoding uncharacterized protein LOC133639690 isoform X1, which translates into the protein MSPQTQNAAARLAQIPMVHSAWSRLSDLYGGTKSRNPGLKCVCEDLESRVTLLGLLACRQVAPVITQLQPQISFANDVACKSLDWLEVTFPVLHAPTDQILAGVRSKVLEVQGAVSSVAMGTVQRVMAMLQQADPQSPAMLQPADPRSLVSVDSEALVERTRRWPPPEDTNADWPVEEVETDRRRLGTLSITLCRRAKVQSAQIMEAWSTSTCHLRVVHTSWLVVAWSLEQLPQWLQQQIVSAFLLLTHMYNSQQQHSVCLCDAPPPSLVQKNWRAKRPATISGFESGRMGTGCGQR
- the LOC133639690 gene encoding perilipin-2-like isoform X2, whose amino-acid sequence is MSPQTQNAAARLAQIPMVHSAWSRLSDLYGGTKSRNPGLKCVCEDLESRVTLLGLLACRQVAPVITQLQPQISFANDVACKSLDWLEVTFPVLHAPTDQILAGVRSKVLEVQGAVSSVAMGTVQRVMAMLQQADPQSPAMLQPADPRSLVSVDSEALVERTRRWPPPEDTNADWPVEEVETDRRRLGTLSITLCRRAKVQSAQESD